DNA from Synechococcales cyanobacterium CNB:
TGGCGATCTACACGCCGGACCACCTGCACGCCGAGCACGTGGAGCGGGCCTTCGAGGCCGGCAAGGACGTGATCTGCACCAAGCCGCTGGCGAACTCGCTGGAAGGGGCGAAGCGCATTCTCGAAGCGGGCCGGCGGACGGGTCGGCGGCTGCTGGTCGGGCAGAGCACGCGCTTTTTTGAGCCGTTCCGGCGGCAACGGTCCGCGCTGGAGCGAGGCGATTTCGGCGGCCTGAACGCGGTGGAAATGGTGGATGCGCACTACATTCACCGCATGGACTGGTACTACCGCAAGAGCCGGTGGGCGGCGACGGAGACCGACTGGGTGTTCCTGGGGTTGAGCCACCCGGTCGATCTCGTGCGATGGTACCTGGGGAGGATTCGGTGCGTGCACGCGCTCGGCGTTGTGTCCGCGATGGGGCGGGCGTTCGGCGTGAATGGGAGAGACATGTACGTCGTCAACCTGCTGGCCGAGGACGGGCGGATCGCGCGCGTGATGGGGCATTATGGATGCCACGAGTTGCCGACAGCACGCAACTGCATCGAATGTCTCGTGTTCGCGTCCGGCGGGACGAGCCTGGCGCAGTACCACGACATGCGGTACGTGCACACCGCGAGCGGCGCGGACGACGAAGCCGTGGGCGTGGGCGGGGGCGCGTTCCGGCCGGGCGCGCACGCCGAGATCGTCGAGGACTTGCTCTACGCGGGCCGCCATTACTACTTCAACAGCGAGGTGCACGGGATGCACTACGGCGAGTTCGCCAACTACGCCGATCACTTCGCCTCCGGGCTGATCTCGGGCGAGCCGCGATCGCCGGAGCTGGAGGAGGGCGTCGAGACCGTGTGCGTCATGGAGGCGATCAGGCGATCGGCGGAGACCGGTGAGCCGGTCGAGATCGCGCCGTTGCTTCG
Protein-coding regions in this window:
- a CDS encoding Gfo/Idh/MocA family oxidoreductase; translated protein: MTGEKGVGAGFIEHIPGTAPVAPPERHPGAKGVGVLGLHEGRTLLIALESRCVFARAVAGCDLSEEKIAASRRELPGLYYTPDYGSMLSRPEVEIVAIYTPDHLHAEHVERAFEAGKDVICTKPLANSLEGAKRILEAGRRTGRRLLVGQSTRFFEPFRRQRSALERGDFGGLNAVEMVDAHYIHRMDWYYRKSRWAATETDWVFLGLSHPVDLVRWYLGRIRCVHALGVVSAMGRAFGVNGRDMYVVNLLAEDGRIARVMGHYGCHELPTARNCIECLVFASGGTSLAQYHDMRYVHTASGADDEAVGVGGGAFRPGAHAEIVEDLLYAGRHYYFNSEVHGMHYGEFANYADHFASGLISGEPRSPELEEGVETVCVMEAIRRSAETGEPVEIAPLLRQVGLA